In the genome of Methanococcus voltae, the window AATTATTGAAAAAAGAAAAAAGAAATTATTTAATTATAATTTATACTAAAAATTATTCAACCAATACTGGTCCATCATTTGTCCATGAAACTTTTAGAAAAAGTTTCATCAAAAGGTTACTCCACTAAAACTGGTCCCTCATTTGTCCATGAAACTTTTAGAAAAAGTTTCATCAAAAGGTTACTCCACTAAAACTGGTCCCTCATTTGTCCATTGGATAGTTATTGGTGATTCTGGCAATTCATTTAATGTTTTAAAGTATTCTAAAGCTGCTTGTGTTCCATATCTGTCAGAACCTGCAATATAAATCACGTAGTGACTTGCTACAATGTTTGAACTAACATCTTGAACCTTTAAAACTTGAATAACTCCTTTATTTTCTCCAGGGTTTTCATTGTTTATAGGCTTTAAGAACTTATTATTGTGTGTTTCTGCAAATCTGTTAACTACAGGACCTCCAACAACTATCACATCATCAGTAAGTGTATCCAGGCTTTCGTCTAATTCTTGTCCTACATCTTCAGAATCTTGGATATTTTCCTTTAAATTATCTTCTGCAATTGATTTATCAAATTTGTCATCTGCAATAATTCTAGAATTTGTTACGGTGTCCCTTATGTTTTTTGAATTAAAACCGTTTTTGGTTCCTTCTTGTTCTGCTTTTTTAATCATTTTTTTAGCAGAATTTTTATTATTGTTATTATTAGTATTTTTATTGGAATCTGTTTTATTATTTCCCTTATAATTTAATACGTAATTATCTAATGTAGCATATCTTGAATAATTATCAGTAAATGCCCTAATAAAATATGGCTTTGTTGTGAATCCTTTACCATTATCTACAGGATTTTCTTTTCCCACTGATTCATTGAAGTTAAACCAATAGTTACCAAATTTACTGTTGTATACATTGCCATCTACTTTGTATTGATATCTGATACTGTTTGGTGATTCAAACGTACAGTTTATTAAAGCCCCCCAGGCAACCATGTGACCAGCCAAGAAGTCATTTAAATATATTGTACTATTTGTAATTGGACCTACCATCGTAAATCCAAATGCGGGGATATTATTAGGGTCTTTACTATCTACTCCGAAAAATGTATTTCCAACGAGTGTTATATTATCTGAACCGTGCCAATTCCATACACATACACCATATACGTCTGTGGTAATATTAAACGTGGAATTGCTAACTAACATGTTTTTTAATGTAACAGTATATAGCAATACTCCCGTACTGTTATTTTTACCCGTCATTTTGAAATTACAGTCTTTTATATGAGTATTTTCTATATCTTGTATAAAAATTAACTCACCCGAATTATTTAAAACATCCATATATATGTTTAAATTTTCCATTGGTACGTTTGAATATCCAAAGTTAATAGCTTTGCTATGATTTCCACTTATAATTATATTGTTATTTGAAATTCTTGAATCTGAATTATTTGAAGTATTTATTATTACATAGTTTATTTTATCCGTACCAATTCCTACAATATCTATACCATTTTTAATTATGATATTGTTATTATTGATTATAGGTGAATTTAAAGATTTTTCTACGTCATTTGGACTAAATCCAATTCCGTAAGTACCATTATGTAATGTTATGTCACAATTTTCAATTGTAAGATTATTTACGGAAGAATTTATCATAATTCCATTACATTTGTAATTTAATGGAGTTTCTATTTTCAAATTTTTGATTGTAATGTTATCGAAGATTTTACCGCTTTTGTAAACTTGTATAACGTCCAAAGCAGTTGAATCTGTACCAAGTTTGTGGTTATTTCCATCGATTACTACATCGCTTGACTGAATTACGATACCATTTGTAATATCTGTGATATCTTCATCCAATATGTAAGTTCCAGGACCAATTATTGTCCTATTATTATCGTATGTTGAACTATTGATGTGAATTATTGAGGATTTGTTTGTTTTATTTTCTACGGGTGTTACACTACCACTACTGAAATAATTTTCCCATTTTTCAACCAATGGATGAGTATCATTTTCTTGAACGCCCATTATAACTAAAGAGTGATTTCCGTCTCTTATTCCATTACCATCTGTGTCTGCAGGGCTTGTGCAATTATCCCAATAATTACCCATTATACCGTCATATTTTTGACCTTTATATGTATAACTTATAGATTTTGGACTGTAAAATTCATTACCTTCATAAGAATCAATTTTAGCAGCTCTTCTATTGTCTATGAAATTATTTGAGTATATATAATTATATTCAGGAGAATTTCCCGTATTAAGGTATAAAGCTCCCCCATAAGAATTATTTTGTATTGTGTTGTATGCAATTATTGAACCATGTGTTGAAAGAGATATTCCAAAACCATCTCCTCCCAATCCTATACTCGTAAAACTATTATTCACTATTGTATTATGAGTTATATTAATATAATAACTATTAAATCCCTCAATTCCATTTATGCCAAAGTTAGTAATGGTATTGTTATAAATTGTTGCATATTTAAATGATTGAAGTTTTATTGGCGTATATGATACATTATTTATAATATTATTGGAAACGTTCATATTCTCTAAACCTGGAAAAGCACCCGCGGTAAGTATTGCAAAGTTAATGGTATCCAAAAATTTATTATTAACTACCGTGATGTCGTCTTTAGTTGCAAAAACATTAATTGCCCAGTTTTTGGCTTTAACATTTTTAATTGTTGCACCTGCAGCGTCAACATAAATAAGTGTAGACGATAACCCTTTAGTATTATTTAACCAGTTGTTATTTCCATCGATTACTACGTTATCCACACGTATATTAATTAAATTACCTGGAACGTTTATATCTGAAAGATTACAATTTATTACGTAAACTCCCGGTAAGGTAATTGTATACGTACTCGTTAAGTTTTCTGCATTTAGTACGTATGTTTGTGGCGTAGCCGTAACTCCATGTACATTACCTACTGTAAAAACACACAGAAAAAACATCGTTACTAAAAACAATTTTTTATTGATTGTTATGATTTCACCTATCAAAAATGATTAGTTGATTAGTTAATATGCTAAATAATAGTCTATTTTATTTAGATTTATAATATAATTTAATAGTTTCATATCTATGTTTTATAATATTTATTTATTGCCATTATATCCACATAAAAGCAAATATGCAATATTAAACTAATATTTTCATAAATAACACGATAAAAATACATTTTTATAATATTGGATACTAAATAATTAATTTAATAATAATTAGACTATGATTAAGTTATTTAGGATTAAAAAATATTTAAAAGTAATACTAAAAAATTAAAAGATAAAAAAGTATGGCCTATAAAACAAAATAAAAAAGATGGGATAAAAAGAAATAAAAGAAATAAAAAGAATAGAAATATAAATAAAATACAAATAAACTAATAATTAAAAGAAATAAAAGAAATAAAAAATAATAGATAAACTAAAGAAAATTAAGTCATTGATTTATGGCCCCTAATCATATTTTTTAACGACCTGCCCGTAGGTTCAAATTGAGGATATTTATCCGTAGCTTTTTTTATAACATTTAAAGCATCCTCGTATTTACCATATTCTATCAATGTAACTGCAGTATCGTAATAAGGGTCTAAATAAGTTTCATCTGCTAAATCCATAGCTTTATTTAGATAGTTCATACCCTCGTCAAGTTTGCCCAATTTTGAAAGGGATAAACCCATGCCTTTATTAAGATATGCGTCATCAGGAGCGATTGAAAGAGCTTTTTCGTTAACCATTTTTGACTTTTCGTAGTTACCCAACATAAAACTTACGAAGCCTTGATAACTTAATAATTCGGTGTCTTCTGGATTAATAGAAAGTGCCTTGTCTAATACCATACTAGCAATTTGATAATCGCCCGCACGAGTAAAGTTACCAGCCATACTTTTTAAAGTATCAAAATCATTTATACTATCCAACCATTTTAATGCCTTATTCATTGCTACAACGTATGAACAATAATTATTTTCTGAATAAATCGTACCATTCATTGTTAATCTTGTATTTGGACAACCGCCTAAGCACATTTGCCCGTAAATACATTCATTACATAGTCCGCCCAATTTGGATTTTTCCATATTTCTACTCCATGAAAAATTATCATTATTCTCCCAAATATCTTTTAATGAAGTTTCACGGACATTTCCTTCGATGTATTCTCGATCCCTAATGGATGTACAACCCAAAATTTCACCGTTATGTAATATACCAAAACTACGCTTACCTGCAGTGCAACCTTTCCACGTAACGTCGTATTCTGCGGGATAAGCTTTTCTACGAACTTCTAGTTCTTTAAGGTTATAATAACCTATACAATCAGCCGGGAATATGACAATATCGTCTTTTAAAGAGTCATGTGCAAAATCAATTATCCTGTTAACGTCTTCAGGCTTCATAATTAATTCAGGATGGTTTACAAAGTTACCCATCGGTAAACCTATCTGCATTTGCCAAAGTTTTACCCCTTTATCGATTAACACATTTTTAAGTTCTTCAAGTTCATTTATATTTTTGTTATGAATTGTTGTTATTGCACCTGCGGTAACACTAGAGTCTCGCATAAGTTCAAAAGCATTCATAATCCTATCGTATGAACCATTCATACGCATATAATCATGAGTTTCTTTTAAACCGTCGAGGCTTATAGCCATGGTGCCTATTTCGGTCTTTTCAGCTTTTTTTAAGATATCGTCATCAAAAAGCCAACCGTTAGTAATCATATTTGGGATAACACCATTATCAGTTAATTCCTGGGCTATTACTGGCCAATCTTTTCGTACTAAAGGTTCTCCCCCGGATAAAGTTATCCATTTCAACCCCAAATCCCCAATCTCTTGAGATAACTTTACTGCTTCCGCTGTTGATAATTCATCAGGTAATGGCTCTTTACAACTTGAACCGCAATGTTTACATCGCATGTTGCAAGCCATAGTAATTTCCCAAACTGCCGTTATTGGTTTATATTCCAAAATATCCCCCTAATAATCTTGATTATCATTTATTTTATTATTTTATTATTTTATTATTATTTTACCATTCTAGTATATTTTAGCTTATTATTTTATTATTTTAGTATATATTATTAAATAAATAAGAAAGATTAAACTTAAAAATTTAAATTTAAAATTTAAAATTTAAAAAATATGGTAGTTAATAAGTAATTAATTAAAGTTTTATTTTATTATTTGTACGTCCCATCTGGGAATCCATATTTAACTATACAGTTTGGATGTTCAATGAAACCCACTGGGAATCCGTATTTCAAATTACATTCATTGGCATTCTTAGCAATACCACTTGGAGTTCCGTATTTTACAACGCAACGTTCTGAATCTTCAGTAGTTTTTTCAATACGCACAGGGAATCCGTATTTTAGTATACAATCATCGCCTTGTGCATTTTCACAGTCAAATATTGGAACTCCGTATTTTAAAATACATTCTTCAGAATTTCTAGAGATGCCCCATGGTGTACCATATTTAAGTAGACAATTTTCCTTGCTTTCTATTACCATAGGCGCAGCATACAACATTTGTGTTTGTGTACTTCCTACATTTGCAACTGCCGTATTAGGCGCACAATTTACGCCATATGCTACAATTGGGTCGTAAAATTGTCTTGAAAATCCATAAGGTGGAATACATATATTTGTTTGTGCAGATAGACAAGGTATTCCATATAGTAATGGAGGTATCGTATCAGCGTTTGCAGTCAAACAAGGTACTCCATAATCTGTTACAGGGTCTGGTGGCGTTGGTGCTCCATAGACTACAATTATACCGCCTGTTTCAGGGTCCTTATAGGCTTGAATGTTTTTTTCATTTACAAGTGTGCTCAGTGCTTCAGGAGCAATTTTTAAGAATTTGCTGTCCCCTATAGCAGCGTTTAAACTTTTCATTTCATTTTTAGCTCGGCTAGTACTTGCTGATTCAACGATTAAAGCATAAGAAACTTCTTCTGCCACTTCAAAATCCCCAAAAGGTTGTACAAGTTTGAATCCCAAATAATCTTGACCTTTTTCCATTGCTAAAAATTCAAATGTTACTTTTACCCGCCCACCAGGTCTTTGGTCAATAACGGTTATAGTTTTGTCCACGAAAGTTACAAAATCAGGAATATACGATATGCCCCACACATATGGAATACCCCCATTTGTATAAAGGTCAACTTTAAACCTTTCTTTTGCTTTTGTGTTTATATCTCCAATTTTCTTATTCTCCATCTTTTCCCCCTATTTAATTTATATTATTTGAACCTCTCAATTAGGCAAATATGTCCCGTCAATCCTCTTTTAAGCCCATTAAATATTATAAAATAATACCGTTATATAATTTGTCATATTTTTAGATTTGCATATTTAAATATGTAAAGTATAGAATTAATTGATTAAAATAATTTGGATAAAAATATAAAATAAAAAATAAAATAAAAAATAAAAATAAGCCAAAAAAGATAATAATTTAAAAATAAATAAATAAAAAATAAATATTAAATAATTAGTAAATAACTAGTAAAAAATAAATAATAAATTATTCATATTTTCTTCTAACTAATTCTTCAATACTTTCTGTTAATTCATCTAAACCCTGTTCACTTAATGGAGTTGGAATAGTAGTTTTTTTATTCTCGTAAATAGCATTTGCAAGTTCTCTGAATTTATTTGCAATTTCAGAGTCAGGGGCGTACTCTATTGTAGTCTGTTTTCTAAGTTCCGCTTTTGTTATGATATTACTCATAGGTACTTTACCCATAACTTGAGAGTTTATCCCTTTTACGAAATTATTGATAATTTCTGGCTCATCTACAACGCTCCTACCGTTGTATATAATACCTCCGAGTGCTATTTTACCCCTGTTTCCGTATCTTTTGATACCTTTACAAATATTATTTGCCGCGTAAATAGCCATAGGGTCGCAAGTTGTTACAATATACACGTCCTCTGCGAGTTTCTTTTGGAGTGGCATTGCGAAACCGCCACAGACTACATCTCCCAAGATGTCGTAAATAACTACATCAGGTTTTAGTTCGTCATAAACACCTAACCTATCTAACATATCAACCGCAGTGATAACACCACGTCCCGCACAGCCAACACCTGGCTCAGGACCACCACTTTCAACACAGTAAACGCCGTTAAAACCCTCGTAAACAATATCTTCAATTTTCATATATTCGGGACCTTTATCCCTAAAAGTATCTAAAACGGTATTTATTTTTCCGTGCATTAATGTTCTCGTAGAATCTGCTTTAGGGTCACAACCCACTACTAAAACTTTTTTACCGTCTTCTGCTAAAGCAGCCGCCATATTGCCAACGTTTGTGGATTTTCCGATTCCACCTTTACCGTATATACAAAATTTCCTCATAATCACACCTTATATCTATTTTATTTTAATATACTCTATTTTAATATCAAAATTAATAGTAAGTTATATTATATAATAATATTAATAATACGAATAATATCAATAACGTTAATAAAAGTTACTTTAATTATTATAAAAATATGTTTATTTAAATTTAATTATAGTTACTTTTAGTTATAATAATATAAAAAAAATAGGTAATTGAATTTTAATATTACCACCATAAGAAAGCTTCTTTTGATTCTGTATTGTATGTCCAGCCATCTTCGGTTTTTGTAAGTATACCTTCTAAAAGTTCTTTAATATCGTTAATTTGATTTTCAGACAGCTCCAAATCTCTTGTTTTAGTATATCCCGATTTATATTTTTTAAAAGCTTCCTCTACGTTATTGAAATACTGGCAAAATGATTTTTCGTGAATATTTATGTTCGCATAGATTTCATATTGGTTTAATATATTGTTTATTAAAATATAATTAAGACCAAAGTCGCCCTTTTTAGTATTTTCGATATTCAATAAATCGCCAATTTTAACATATATGTCTTTATGGACTGGCAAATTTCCAAAAGTTAGAATTCCACAATATTTATTTTTTGATTCGTTCATTTTTAAAAGACTTTCACCCATGTTTTCCACGACTAATGAATACGATGAAAATACCAAGTCATGTTTTTCAAAATCCTTATGTAACTCTACATCATCCCATCTTTTATTAATAACTGTTATATTATCGATATTTTCTTCTTTAGCTCTTTTTAAAAGTATTTCCGACATTCCGGTTGATGGCTCTATAACAGTGATGTTTTTTACAATCTTTGCGAGAGGTATTGTGTAAGTACCTGGTCCTGGGCCTATCTCCAAAATAGTCGTATTTTTATCGAGTTTAAAAATTTCTTTAAATTTTTCTACATTTCTTTTTATATCTCCATTTAAATTTTCATTTGTAAGAATGTGCTTTGCATAATTTTCTGAAAATTTATCCCAAAAATCTACTAAATCTTCCTTAGATTTATGGTTAATGCCTGAATAATTATTTATCCAGTACTCTGACCAGTTAAAATTTATTAAATCCATTTTATCATTTGAATTTGAGTTCATAATTACACCCGTATGTCAAACTTCAACAACAATATTTTAATTGAATTAGGTAAGTTAGTATAATAATATTATAATGATAATAATATTATAATGATAATAATATTATAATGATAATAATACTATTTGATAAATTAATATTACTCTTAGATATTGTTTAATTTACTCCTATTAATAATTACTTATATGATATTTGGGCAAACGTTAGTAAAATAACTAAAAATATAACTAAAAATATAACTAAAAATATAACTAAAAATATAACTAAAAATATAACTAAAAATATAACTAAAAATATAACTAAAAATAAAGCAACAAATTATAATGGATTATACCCAATAATAACTAACTAAAACAAAATTAATTCACAAAAAAAATAGATATATTTGTATATTATATATATTAGTGTGCTAAATATGTATATTTTCTAAAATTATTTAATTTCCGTTTGTAGATTACTAATTTGTGACTTATTAGGCAATATTTAGTTTAGGTTTATGTCTAATAACTTTATAATATAATTTTCAACATATTATTAATATTACCAATATTATGAATTATATGATTGAGATTGGGGGAATTGGTTTGGATCATAAAACTATACGATCCAAACATTATATTTATGATTTATGTTGTACTATCTTTATTTTATTCGATATTTAGGTATATTTACTTGCTATTACCAAAAAATGGCATTTTACGATCTACACCTGGAACGTAACCAAGAGCGTCTCTTAACTTTAACTGTGACTTATGGAATAATTTAGAAATAGGTATTTCCATAGGACAGACATCTTCACATTGACCGCAGTTTATACAGCTCATTGCAACGTGAGACAACCTTACACCTTGGAAGAACGAAGGTTCAGGTGCCATCATACCTTTTTCGAGGATATCTTGGTTTAAAACGCACTCTTTGCAGGAACATACTGGACATACGTCTCTACAACCGTAACATTTTACACATCTATCCCAATATTCATCCCACTTTTCATCAGTTGGATATTCAGCTTCTAAGTATTTAGCTTGTAATTTTTTACCGAGCTTAATCATTGATTGTTCGATTTTTCCACGAATAATCAATGCTTTTTCAGATGGTTCTTTTGTTTCAATGTAACCTGCTTTTTCAGCATCTTCAATTAATTTTCTGCCTTTTTCAGATGTAATTTCTACAAAAGTCCAACCTTTTTCAGCTCCCCAATTACCACATGCAAGGTCTGCGTTTCTTGGGATTTTAAGCTCACATCTTTGACAGTTTTCTCTTCTACCGTAGCCGTTTTCTTCTAACTCATCAATTTTAATAGCTTTTTCGGTTCCGTCTTTCATTTCAATGATAAACTTACCTTTGTCTATTTCTTCTTTGATTACGTCGAATGGGTCTACTTCATAGAATAATTCTATCATTTGTTGAGCAACCATTGGTGGAACAGTTCCACCACAGTTTAAACCAATTGTATAAACGTTGTCTTTGTTTATTTGGTGTCTTTTCTCTAATTCTATTATTGCCATGGCGTCACATGGTTTTACAGCTACTGCAAGGTTCATATCATTCAAGTGCTTATGAATAAGGCTTCCAAACATTGTAGGAGCACAATGTAAGGAACCACAGCTATTAACAAGTTCTTCTGAATTGTTGATAAGCGTAGGAACTCCGTCATAAACGTCTGCTCCTTTTTCGAGTGCTAAAACTCCGTCAACCACTTTACTATCTAGAAGATACTTGAATAATGCAGTAACAGCTCCACCACATTCACCATATTTTAAAATATCTTCGTCAGTTGATTTAATTAGAAGATAATCCATATTATCACCTTTGATTTTGATATTATGTTAAAATATGAGTAAATTATTTAGATTAAAATATGTGTGGAATAATTTATTGAAATTTTAAATTGAATAATCAATATTATATTTTCAATTATTCAATTTTTTCAACATTTACAGCACATATTTTAAGTTCTGCGGTTTTTGAAACTGGGTCGTATGCAGAATTCGTTAATTTGTTAGTAGGTTCTTCATTAAAGTGGAATGACATGTATACTACGCCTTTTACAATATCGTCAGATACTCTCGCAATAGCTTTTACGTCGCCTCTTTTTGATGAAACTTTAACAGTTTCGCCAGCTTTAATACCTAAATTATTAGCGTCTTCGATGTTCATTTCAATGAAGTTCTCATCGATTTCTTTTGTGATGCTTTCACATCTTCTGGTCATAGTTCCTGAGTTATAGTGGAATATGATTCTACCAGTTGTTAATATGAATGGATATTCTTCACTTGCCATTTCTGCTGGGTCTTTGTGCTCAACAGGGCAAATTTTACCTAATCCGTTAGGTCTTAAGAATTTACCTTCGTGTAAGAATGGAGTTCCAGGATGGTCCGGAGTTTTACAAGGCCATTGTAAACCATCGATACCTAATCTTTCGAATGACATTCCCGCATATTGTGGGATTACTTTTGCCATTTCGTCGAATATATCACTTGCACTTTCGAAAGCAAATTTATCGCCGTATCCCATTCTTTGAGCAAGTTCTTTAACAACTACCCAATCAGGAACAGCTTCACCAGGAGCTTCTACAGCTTTTCTGATTCTTTGAACTCTTCTTTCAGTGTTTGTGAAAGTTCCATCTTTTTCAGCCCAACAAGCAGCAGGTAAAACTACGTCAGCTAATTTTCCAGTGTCAGTTAAGAAGATATCTTGAACTACAAGGAAATCTAACTCTTTTAAAGCGTGCTCAACGTGGTTTATATCAGCATCTGCTACCATTGGGTCTTCACCCACGATGTGTAAGTATTTGAATCCTTTACCCATTCTTTCGAACATTTCAGGACCCATTAAACCTA includes:
- a CDS encoding right-handed parallel beta-helix repeat-containing protein, with product MFLVTMFFLCVFTVGNVHGVTATPQTYVLNAENLTSTYTITLPGVYVINCNLSDINVPGNLINIRVDNVVIDGNNNWLNNTKGLSSTLIYVDAAGATIKNVKAKNWAINVFATKDDITVVNNKFLDTINFAILTAGAFPGLENMNVSNNIINNVSYTPIKLQSFKYATIYNNTITNFGINGIEGFNSYYINITHNTIVNNSFTSIGLGGDGFGISLSTHGSIIAYNTIQNNSYGGALYLNTGNSPEYNYIYSNNFIDNRRAAKIDSYEGNEFYSPKSISYTYKGQKYDGIMGNYWDNCTSPADTDGNGIRDGNHSLVIMGVQENDTHPLVEKWENYFSSGSVTPVENKTNKSSIIHINSSTYDNNRTIIGPGTYILDEDITDITNGIVIQSSDVVIDGNNHKLGTDSTALDVIQVYKSGKIFDNITIKNLKIETPLNYKCNGIMINSSVNNLTIENCDITLHNGTYGIGFSPNDVEKSLNSPIINNNNIIIKNGIDIVGIGTDKINYVIINTSNNSDSRISNNNIIISGNHSKAINFGYSNVPMENLNIYMDVLNNSGELIFIQDIENTHIKDCNFKMTGKNNSTGVLLYTVTLKNMLVSNSTFNITTDVYGVCVWNWHGSDNITLVGNTFFGVDSKDPNNIPAFGFTMVGPITNSTIYLNDFLAGHMVAWGALINCTFESPNSIRYQYKVDGNVYNSKFGNYWFNFNESVGKENPVDNGKGFTTKPYFIRAFTDNYSRYATLDNYVLNYKGNNKTDSNKNTNNNNNKNSAKKMIKKAEQEGTKNGFNSKNIRDTVTNSRIIADDKFDKSIAEDNLKENIQDSEDVGQELDESLDTLTDDVIVVGGPVVNRFAETHNNKFLKPINNENPGENKGVIQVLKVQDVSSNIVASHYVIYIAGSDRYGTQAALEYFKTLNELPESPITIQWTNEGPVLVE
- a CDS encoding radical SAM/SPASM domain-containing protein, with the protein product MEYKPITAVWEITMACNMRCKHCGSSCKEPLPDELSTAEAVKLSQEIGDLGLKWITLSGGEPLVRKDWPVIAQELTDNGVIPNMITNGWLFDDDILKKAEKTEIGTMAISLDGLKETHDYMRMNGSYDRIMNAFELMRDSSVTAGAITTIHNKNINELEELKNVLIDKGVKLWQMQIGLPMGNFVNHPELIMKPEDVNRIIDFAHDSLKDDIVIFPADCIGYYNLKELEVRRKAYPAEYDVTWKGCTAGKRSFGILHNGEILGCTSIRDREYIEGNVRETSLKDIWENNDNFSWSRNMEKSKLGGLCNECIYGQMCLGGCPNTRLTMNGTIYSENNYCSYVVAMNKALKWLDSINDFDTLKSMAGNFTRAGDYQIASMVLDKALSINPEDTELLSYQGFVSFMLGNYEKSKMVNEKALSIAPDDAYLNKGMGLSLSKLGKLDEGMNYLNKAMDLADETYLDPYYDTAVTLIEYGKYEDALNVIKKATDKYPQFEPTGRSLKNMIRGHKSMT
- a CDS encoding protease inhibitor I42 family protein is translated as MENKKIGDINTKAKERFKVDLYTNGGIPYVWGISYIPDFVTFVDKTITVIDQRPGGRVKVTFEFLAMEKGQDYLGFKLVQPFGDFEVAEEVSYALIVESASTSRAKNEMKSLNAAIGDSKFLKIAPEALSTLVNEKNIQAYKDPETGGIIVVYGAPTPPDPVTDYGVPCLTANADTIPPLLYGIPCLSAQTNICIPPYGFSRQFYDPIVAYGVNCAPNTAVANVGSTQTQMLYAAPMVIESKENCLLKYGTPWGISRNSEECILKYGVPIFDCENAQGDDCILKYGFPVRIEKTTEDSERCVVKYGTPSGIAKNANECNLKYGFPVGFIEHPNCIVKYGFPDGTYK
- the nifH gene encoding nitrogenase iron protein, whose amino-acid sequence is MRKFCIYGKGGIGKSTNVGNMAAALAEDGKKVLVVGCDPKADSTRTLMHGKINTVLDTFRDKGPEYMKIEDIVYEGFNGVYCVESGGPEPGVGCAGRGVITAVDMLDRLGVYDELKPDVVIYDILGDVVCGGFAMPLQKKLAEDVYIVTTCDPMAIYAANNICKGIKRYGNRGKIALGGIIYNGRSVVDEPEIINNFVKGINSQVMGKVPMSNIITKAELRKQTTIEYAPDSEIANKFRELANAIYENKKTTIPTPLSEQGLDELTESIEELVRRKYE
- a CDS encoding rRNA adenine N-6-methyltransferase family protein, which produces MNSNSNDKMDLINFNWSEYWINNYSGINHKSKEDLVDFWDKFSENYAKHILTNENLNGDIKRNVEKFKEIFKLDKNTTILEIGPGPGTYTIPLAKIVKNITVIEPSTGMSEILLKRAKEENIDNITVINKRWDDVELHKDFEKHDLVFSSYSLVVENMGESLLKMNESKNKYCGILTFGNLPVHKDIYVKIGDLLNIENTKKGDFGLNYILINNILNQYEIYANINIHEKSFCQYFNNVEEAFKKYKSGYTKTRDLELSENQINDIKELLEGILTKTEDGWTYNTESKEAFLWW
- a CDS encoding Coenzyme F420 hydrogenase/dehydrogenase, beta subunit C-terminal domain, producing the protein MDYLLIKSTDEDILKYGECGGAVTALFKYLLDSKVVDGVLALEKGADVYDGVPTLINNSEELVNSCGSLHCAPTMFGSLIHKHLNDMNLAVAVKPCDAMAIIELEKRHQINKDNVYTIGLNCGGTVPPMVAQQMIELFYEVDPFDVIKEEIDKGKFIIEMKDGTEKAIKIDELEENGYGRRENCQRCELKIPRNADLACGNWGAEKGWTFVEITSEKGRKLIEDAEKAGYIETKEPSEKALIIRGKIEQSMIKLGKKLQAKYLEAEYPTDEKWDEYWDRCVKCYGCRDVCPVCSCKECVLNQDILEKGMMAPEPSFFQGVRLSHVAMSCINCGQCEDVCPMEIPISKLFHKSQLKLRDALGYVPGVDRKMPFFGNSK